The Streptomyces sp. NBC_00775 genome includes the window GTGGACCGGTGGGCAAGAAACCCCCGAACCGCAGCGACGGCACCTCCGGAAATCTCCGGACCCCACGCCGCACGCACCCCAGACCGAGACCACGGGAGCCCCCTCTTGGCCATGCCGCCCGCTGCTTTTCGAAACAGCACAGCCTCGACGACCAAGCACATCTTCGTCACCGGGGGTGTCGCCTCCTCCCTCGGCAAGGGTCTGACCGCCTCCAGCCTGGGCGCGCTGCTCAAGGCGCGGGGTCTGCGGGTCACGATGCAGAAGCTCGACCCGTACCTGAACGTCGACCCGGGCACCATGAACCCGTTCCAGCACGGCGAGGTGTTCGTCACCAACGACGGCGCCGAGACCGACCTGGACATCGGTCACTACGAGCGCTTCCTCGACGTGGACCTGGACGGCTCGGCCAACGTCACCACCGGCCAGGTGTACTCGACGGTCATCGCCAAGGAGCGGCGCGGCGAGTACCTGGGCGACACGGTTCAGGTCATTCCGCACATCACCAACGAGATCAAGCACCGCATCCGCCGCATGGCCACCGACGACGTCGACGTCGTCATCACGGAGGTCGGCGGCACGGTCGGTGACATCGAGTCCCTGCCGTTCCTGGAGACGGTCCGCCAGGTCCGTCACGAGGTCGGCCGCGACAACGTGTTCGTCGTGCACATCTCGCTCCTCCCGTACATCGGCCCGTCCGGGGAGCTGAAGACGAAGCCGACGCAGCACTCGGTTGCGGCGCTGCGCAACATCGGTATTCAGCCGGACGCGATCGTGCTGCGCGCCGACCGCGACGTGCCGACCGCGATCAAGCGCAAGATCTCGCTGATGTGCGATGTCGACGAGGCGGCCGTCGTCGCGGCCATCGACGCCAAGTCGATCTACGACATCCCGAAGGTCCTGCACACCGAGGGCCTGGACGCGTACGTCGTACGCAAGCTCGACCTGCCCTTCCGCGACGTGGACTGGACGACCTGGGACGACCTGCTCGACCGCGTCCACAACCCGCTCCACGAGATCAACCTGGCGCTCGTCGGCAAGTACATCGACCTGCCCGACGCCTACCTCTCGGTCACCGAGGCCCTGCGCGCGGGCGGCTTCGCCAACAAGGCCCGCGTGAAGATCAAGTGGGTCACCTCGGACGACTGCAAGACCCCGGCGGGCGCCGCGCAGCAGCTCGGCGACGTCGACGCGATCTGCATTCCCGGCGGCTTCGGCGACCGCGGTGTCTCCGGCAAGGTCGGCGCCATCCAGTACGCCCGCGAGAACAAGATCCCGCTGCTCGGCCTGTGTCTGGGCCTGCAGTGCATCGTGATCGAGGCCGCGCGCAACCTGGCCGACATCGCGGACGCCAACTCCACCGAGTTCGACTCCGCCACCGCCCACCCGGTCATCTCCACCATGGCCGAGCAGCTCGACATCGTGGCGGGCGAGGGCGACATGGGCGGCACGATGCGCCTTGGTATGTATCCGGCCAAGCTCGCCGAGGGTTCCATCGTGCGCGAGGTGTACGACGGCAAGGAGTACGTCGAGGAGCGCCACCGCCACCGCTACGAGGTGAACAACGCCTACCGCGCCGAGCTGGAGAAGAAGGCCGGTCTGCAGTTCTCCGGCACCTCCCCGGACGGCAAGCTGGTCGAGTACGTCGAGTACCCGCGCGACGTCCACCCCTACCTGGTCGCGACGCAGGCGCACCCCGAGCTGCGCTCCCGTCCGACCCGCCCGCACCCGCTCTTCGCCGGCCTGGTCAAGGCCGCCGTGGAGCGCAAGACGGGTAAGTAGCACAAGGGTTGTACGGTGGCCGGGGTGCGCGTCTTTCGAGGTGCGCGCCCCGGTTTCCGTTGCAGCCTCGCTGTGGCCGATTCCTTTCGGCCGTGACCGGTTTCCTTTTGTACGTGCGGGAAGGGCAGGCCATGACGATCAAGGACACCGCCGAGGAGTGGGAGGTCCGGGCGACCGAGACCCCCTTCAAGGGCAACAAGACCTCGGTGCGCACCGACGACGTGGTGATGCCCGGCGGATCGGTCGCCCGCCGCGACTATCAAGTCCACCCCGGCTCCGTGGCCGTCCTCGCCCTCGACGACGAGGACCGCGTAGTCGTCATCCGCCAGTACCGCCACCCCGTGCGCCACAAGCTCTGGGAGATCCCGGCGGGCCTGCTCGACATCCCGGGCGAGAACCCGCTGCACGCCGCCCAGCGCGAGCTGTACGAAGAGGCGCACGTCAAGGCCGAGGACTGGCGCGTGCTGACCGACGTCTTCACCACGCCCGGCGGGTGCGACGAGGCCGTCCGCATCTTCCTCGCCCGCAATCTCTCCGAGGCCGAGGGCCAGCGCTTCGAGGTCGAGGACGAAGAGGCCGACATGGAGCTGGCCAGGGTCTCCGTCGACGAGCTCGTGCGCGGGGCGCTCGCCGGTGATCTGCACAACAACTGCCTGGTCGTCGGCGTCCTTTCGCTGGTGGCCGCGCGTCACGGCGACGGCCTCGACGCGCTGCGCCCGGCGGAGGCGCCGTGGCCCGCGCGTCCCTTCGAGGTCTGATCCA containing:
- a CDS encoding CTP synthase, translating into MPPAAFRNSTASTTKHIFVTGGVASSLGKGLTASSLGALLKARGLRVTMQKLDPYLNVDPGTMNPFQHGEVFVTNDGAETDLDIGHYERFLDVDLDGSANVTTGQVYSTVIAKERRGEYLGDTVQVIPHITNEIKHRIRRMATDDVDVVITEVGGTVGDIESLPFLETVRQVRHEVGRDNVFVVHISLLPYIGPSGELKTKPTQHSVAALRNIGIQPDAIVLRADRDVPTAIKRKISLMCDVDEAAVVAAIDAKSIYDIPKVLHTEGLDAYVVRKLDLPFRDVDWTTWDDLLDRVHNPLHEINLALVGKYIDLPDAYLSVTEALRAGGFANKARVKIKWVTSDDCKTPAGAAQQLGDVDAICIPGGFGDRGVSGKVGAIQYARENKIPLLGLCLGLQCIVIEAARNLADIADANSTEFDSATAHPVISTMAEQLDIVAGEGDMGGTMRLGMYPAKLAEGSIVREVYDGKEYVEERHRHRYEVNNAYRAELEKKAGLQFSGTSPDGKLVEYVEYPRDVHPYLVATQAHPELRSRPTRPHPLFAGLVKAAVERKTGK
- a CDS encoding NUDIX hydrolase, with the translated sequence MTIKDTAEEWEVRATETPFKGNKTSVRTDDVVMPGGSVARRDYQVHPGSVAVLALDDEDRVVVIRQYRHPVRHKLWEIPAGLLDIPGENPLHAAQRELYEEAHVKAEDWRVLTDVFTTPGGCDEAVRIFLARNLSEAEGQRFEVEDEEADMELARVSVDELVRGALAGDLHNNCLVVGVLSLVAARHGDGLDALRPAEAPWPARPFEV